A single region of the Phyllostomus discolor isolate MPI-MPIP mPhyDis1 chromosome 14, mPhyDis1.pri.v3, whole genome shotgun sequence genome encodes:
- the RPS27 gene encoding 40S ribosomal protein S27 isoform X1, which produces MPLAKDLLHPSPEEEKRKHKKKRLVQSPNSYFMDVKCPGCYKITTVFSHAQTVVLCVGCSTVLCQPTGGKARLTEGCSFRRKQH; this is translated from the exons ATGCCT CTCGCAAAGGATCTCCTTCATCCCTCTccagaagaggagaagaggaaacacaagaagAAGCGCCTGGTGCAGAGTCCCAATTCCTATTTCATGGATGTGAAATGCCCAG gttgcTATAAAATCACCACCGTCTTTAGCCATGCACAAACGGTAGTTTTGTGTGTTGGCTGCTCCACTGTCCTCTGTCAGCCtacaggaggaaaagcaaggctTACAGAAG GATGCTCCTTCAGAAGGAAGCAGCACTAA
- the RPS27 gene encoding 40S ribosomal protein S27 isoform X2 encodes MDVKCPGCYKITTVFSHAQTVVLCVGCSTVLCQPTGGKARLTEGCSFRRKQH; translated from the exons ATGGATGTGAAATGCCCAG gttgcTATAAAATCACCACCGTCTTTAGCCATGCACAAACGGTAGTTTTGTGTGTTGGCTGCTCCACTGTCCTCTGTCAGCCtacaggaggaaaagcaaggctTACAGAAG GATGCTCCTTCAGAAGGAAGCAGCACTAA